From Sphingomonas sp.:
TCCAGATGCACCTCGCCGGGCATCAGGATTGCGGGACGCATGTGATCGACACCCATGATCGGCCGGTGCGGCGCGAGGTGTGGGACCTGTTCCGCGCTGCCTGGCAGCGAACCGGCGGCGCGGCCACGCTGCTCGAATGGGACGATCGGATTCCCGGATTCGACGATTGCCTGACCGAGCTTCGCAAGGCCGAGCGTTATATGGGAGCGGGCGCGGTGCCGATCATGGCGGCGTCGTCGGCATCGGATGGCGAGGGCATCTCCGGGCCAATAGACTTTCTGCTCCCCCATGCGATCGGCCTGCTGGAGGATGCCGCGTGACCGAACTCGCGGAGGCGCAGCAGCGGATGCACGCCGCGCTGCTGGATCCGATCGCGGGCTCCGCCGCCGCGGAGGCGCTCCTTGCAGGCGACGGCAGGCTCGCTGCCGCGGCGGGACTGGCCGTCTATCAGCGCGGCTATATCCTGCGCATCACCGCCTGCATGCGCGCGCAATTTCCGGCACTCTGCCATGCGCTCGGCCGCGCGCTCTTTGAGGATTTCGTCGCTGATTACGTCCGCGACTGTCCGCCCGAGCGGCACACGCTCTACGATCTGGGTCGCCGCTTTCCCGACTGGATGGAGGCCAGTCGTCCCGATGCGGGCGCACCCGAGAACTGGGTCGATTTCGTGATCGACCTGGCCAGGTTCGAATATGCGGTATTCGCGCTGTTCGACGCGCCGGGCAACGAGGGGCAGCCCCTCGCGACCACGGCGTCGCACGACGCCACGCTTCGCTTGCAGTCTGCCTTCGCGCTGGGCCTCTATCGCTTCGATGTACCCGGCTATTATCACGCGGTACGACGCGGTGAGGCGCCCCAGATCGCGCCGCCCGCGCGCTGTCCTGTCGCGCTCGTCCGCCGCGGCTATGTCGTGCGAACCCTTGCGCTGAGCGCGCCGCAATATGCCTTCCTCGGCGCGATGCACGCCGGCGCGGATGTCGCCACCGCGCTGGGGCGGGTCGCCACGGACTACGCGATCGATCCTGCAAGTGTCGAACGCATGTGGCGTGAGGGCAGCCGCGCCCGCTGGATCGAGGCGGGCCTTTTCGTCGTTACCCCGGCCTCGCCACCGCGTGCTGAGACGGTCGGTCTTGGCGGGGATCACACCGTATAACGGCACCGTGCCATACCGCCGCGCGAGCGTGGATGCTGTCCGCGGTCGGTACCGCCCGCAACAATTATGGTCGAATGGTCAGCATTCCCTCGAAAGACGCGGCGGAGCCTATGCGGGGACGGTCGCATCCGTGACCAGCCGGACCGGCTGGCCGGGGAAATCCTCGGCCAGCACCTGCGCGATCGGACGCGCGATGCCGCGGGTGAGCGCCGCAGGCACCTCCACCGCAAAGCCGCGCGCCACCGCGCCCTCGATCGCCCAGCGCACGCAATAATCCGCCGCGACCCCGATCACGGTCAGCGCAGTCACGCCCTGCGCGTGAAGCGACGTGAAGAAGGCGTCGCGCGCCTGCGTTTGGCCGTTGGCGACGGTTTCGATCACCAGGTCGGGTTCGGCCCACAGATCGAACACGCCTTTTTCGATCCGATAGACCGGGATGCCCGCCGCCACCCCGGCGAGATCGAGTACATTCCGCCAGCCGGACGTGCCGCGTTCGCAGTGCAGCGGGAATTGCTCGGCCTCGGGCGATCCGGCGAAGCGTTCGGCGGTGTGGGTGTCGAAGGTGAACAGCACGCCCGCGGTCTCCGCCGGATCGAGCGCGGCGAGCCAGGCCCGCATCGGCGCGATCAGCGTTTCGGCGCCTGCAACCGACAGCGCCCCATCGGCGTGCATGAAATCGGCCTGGGTATCCACCACGATGACGAAACGCCGCACCTTCGGTCTCCTTACTTGCCCTATTCGACCCCGCGGGCGCGCCGCAGGTCGATGCCGAGCCGTTTGACCCGGTAATAGAAGGTCTTGCGCGGCAGGCCCAGCGCCGCGATCGCGGCGTTGATCTCGCCGTCCGCCGCCGCGATCGCATCGAGGATCGCGCTGCGTTCGAAAGCCTCCAGTCGTTCGGTGAGCGGCCGCGCTTCGGCGGGCGCGGTCTCGGAAGCGGGCTCGAGCCCGAGCACGAAGCGCTCCGCTGCGCGCTCGAGCTCGCGGACATTGCCCGGCCAGTCGCGCCGGGCGGCGGCATGCGCGGCTTCGGAAAGCGGCGGGGCGGGGCGACGGTGGCGCTGTGCCGCCTGGAGCGCGAGCTGGGCGAACAGCAACGGCACGTCCTCGCGCCGCTCAGCCAGCGGCGGTAGCCGCAGCGGCACCCCTGCCAGCCGATGATAAAGCCCGGGCGGCAGCGCCGCCGCGCCGCCCTCGCCGATCGCCGCGATGATGCACACGTCTACGGGCTCGGGATCGCGCTGCTCGGTGGCAACGGTGCGCGCCTCGGCGAACTGGGCGAGGCGGTGGTGGAGTTCGGGCTGGGCGAGGTCAAGATGGTCGAGGAACAGCGTGCCGCGATCGGCGCGTGCGACCAGCCCGTCACGGGCGAACAGTTCCCCCGCGCCGATCCCCGGCGGCAGCGTCGCGCAGTCCACCGCCTGGAAGCGATGGCGCGCCCGCCGCCCGGCGCGGTGGACCAGCCGCGCATAGAGCTCCTTGCCGGTGCCGGTGGCACCTTCGAGCACGATGTCGAGTGCGGCATCGGCCAGCACCGGGATCATCTCGCGCAGCCGGCGGATGGCGGACGCCTCGCCGAGCAGCGCCGTGTCGAGCTCGGTCGTGACAGTGCGTAACCGTCGGTTCTCCAGCGCAAGCATGCGCGCGGTGCCGGCGCGTTGCAGTGCGGCGGCGAGCGCGTCGCCGGCGAAGGGTTTGGTCAGGAAATCCCAGGCACCCGCCTTGATCGCATCCACCGCCATGGCGACGTCGCCGTGGCCGGTCATCAGGATCACCGGCAGCTCAAGATCGATCGCGCGCAGCCGGTGGAAGAAGTCGATCCCCGACATGCCCGGCATCCGCACATCGGTGACGACGACGCCGGGGAAGTCGCGGTCGATCGCCGCCAAGGCGCTCGGCGCATCGACGAAGGGGCGGACCTCGTGCCCGGCCAGCGTCAGCAGCTGGATCAGCGCCGCGCGGAAATCGGCGTCATCATCGATCAGGGCGACGGGCATGCTCATGCCCGCCGTAGCTCCAGCTCGAAACAGGCGCCGCCCTCGTCGGGCAGCCAGCGCAGTCTGCCGCCAAGGTCGGTCATGATGTCACTTGCGATCACCAGCCCCAGGCCCAGCCCGTTGCTGCGGCTGGTGGCGAAGGGGGTGAACAGCCGCGCGGCGATGTCCGGCGCGATGCCGGGGCCATTGTCCTCGATGCGAACCCAGACCAAGCCGTCGGTCAACGTGGCGCGGATGGTAATGGTCGGATGAGTGTGGCCGGCAAGCGCCTCGGTCGCGTTCTGCAGGAGGTTGACGAACACCTGCTCCAGCCGCACCCGTCCGCCCATCACCAACAGGTGTGCGCCGATCGCCGGACGTTCCAGCCGGACGTTGC
This genomic window contains:
- a CDS encoding DNA-binding domain-containing protein, with amino-acid sequence MTELAEAQQRMHAALLDPIAGSAAAEALLAGDGRLAAAAGLAVYQRGYILRITACMRAQFPALCHALGRALFEDFVADYVRDCPPERHTLYDLGRRFPDWMEASRPDAGAPENWVDFVIDLARFEYAVFALFDAPGNEGQPLATTASHDATLRLQSAFALGLYRFDVPGYYHAVRRGEAPQIAPPARCPVALVRRGYVVRTLALSAPQYAFLGAMHAGADVATALGRVATDYAIDPASVERMWREGSRARWIEAGLFVVTPASPPRAETVGLGGDHTV
- a CDS encoding cysteine hydrolase family protein, with translation MRRFVIVVDTQADFMHADGALSVAGAETLIAPMRAWLAALDPAETAGVLFTFDTHTAERFAGSPEAEQFPLHCERGTSGWRNVLDLAGVAAGIPVYRIEKGVFDLWAEPDLVIETVANGQTQARDAFFTSLHAQGVTALTVIGVAADYCVRWAIEGAVARGFAVEVPAALTRGIARPIAQVLAEDFPGQPVRLVTDATVPA
- a CDS encoding sigma-54 dependent transcriptional regulator, translated to MSMPVALIDDDADFRAALIQLLTLAGHEVRPFVDAPSALAAIDRDFPGVVVTDVRMPGMSGIDFFHRLRAIDLELPVILMTGHGDVAMAVDAIKAGAWDFLTKPFAGDALAAALQRAGTARMLALENRRLRTVTTELDTALLGEASAIRRLREMIPVLADAALDIVLEGATGTGKELYARLVHRAGRRARHRFQAVDCATLPPGIGAGELFARDGLVARADRGTLFLDHLDLAQPELHHRLAQFAEARTVATEQRDPEPVDVCIIAAIGEGGAAALPPGLYHRLAGVPLRLPPLAERREDVPLLFAQLALQAAQRHRRPAPPLSEAAHAAARRDWPGNVRELERAAERFVLGLEPASETAPAEARPLTERLEAFERSAILDAIAAADGEINAAIAALGLPRKTFYYRVKRLGIDLRRARGVE